AGTTCCAGTCTGCTCGTAGGAGCAGGCGATCTCGCACCGCAGGCAGCCGGTGCAGCGCTCGGGATGAATTTGCAGTACTTTCATCGTCTCTCCTCAATGACCGTTCCGGCAAAACCCCGCCGCCGCACACAAACACATGCTCTTGGGCTTTCTTCCGGGAGAAGACAGCCAGTTTCGCAAAAGAAGGCCGGAGCGGTCAATCGCGGCTCCGTCCTTTCTTCATCCCTTTGAGTCGTCCCAGCCGTCCAGGTGGGTGCGCCCAGCCGCGGGCACCCGGGCCGTCGGCCCGTATTTCGCGGCCGGGTGCCCGATGGGGATGAGACAGGCCGTCCGGATGTAAGCGGGAATTCCGAGCGCCTTCTTCACTTCATCCTCATAGCGGCAGTGCAGCGTCGTCAGCACGGCCCCGAGCCCCCGCGCCAGGGCGGTCAGGAGAAGATTCTGCACCGCCGGGTAGATGGATGCATAAACGCTGTTCATCCCCATCACGGTAGGTGGTCTTCCATCCGTATCGCCGAAGGAGACCACCTTCATGTTGAGGCAGGGGATGATGAGGACGGGAATGTCTTCGAGGTGCTCGGCGAAGTGATCGCCCGCGGGATTTTTCTTCCACCGCTCAATGGCGGCGGCCGCCTCGGGGATCGTCTTCGCCTGCTCGGCGACGTGCGCCTTGTAGTCGAACCAGGAGCGGGCGTAGTACGCGCGAACGGCGGCCTTTTTCTCCCGATCGCGCAGCACGACAAAGTGCCAGGGCTGGCGGTTACCCCCGCTGGGCGCACGGACGGCGGCATCGAGAAGCGCCTGAACGTCTTCGTCGCTCACCGGTGCGCCGGTGAACTTGCGGATGGCGCGCTGGCTGTACATGGCATCGCGCAAGGAAATATCGGCTTCAGACATGACAGATCCCTTTCAAGAAATATGGAGGAGAATTACCGGCCACTCTATCAGAGGCGAGGCGGGACTTCCAGGGAATCAGTTGCCACTCCACACGATGACCAGCCCCCCGCCGAGGGAAAGCAGGGCGCCGATGACGACGCGGAGCGTCACGCGCTCGAGCCGCCGGAAAAAAAGCCAGCTGAGCAGAATGACCAGAAGCACCGAAAGCCGCCGGATGGGCACAACTTCCACCAGGTTGCCGTTCTTGATCGCCACCCAGAAGCAAAGCGCCGATATGGAATTGAGCACGCCCCCCAGAAGCGCCGCGCGGACGCCGCGCCGACTCCACCCCTTGCCGAGCCTGCCGCGCTCGAGAACCGGGGCAAACCCCAGCTGCAAAACGCCCGCCACCAAATTGGCCACCCCCAGGGCGAGCGTCGCCGAGGGGATGTAGGCGAAGCCCAGCTTGCGCAGGGTGGGCGCAAAGGAAAACGCCACCGCCGAGACCAGCGGGATGATCCAGACGATCGG
This window of the bacterium genome carries:
- a CDS encoding nitroreductase family protein, with the protein product MSEADISLRDAMYSQRAIRKFTGAPVSDEDVQALLDAAVRAPSGGNRQPWHFVVLRDREKKAAVRAYYARSWFDYKAHVAEQAKTIPEAAAAIERWKKNPAGDHFAEHLEDIPVLIIPCLNMKVVSFGDTDGRPPTVMGMNSVYASIYPAVQNLLLTALARGLGAVLTTLHCRYEDEVKKALGIPAYIRTACLIPIGHPAAKYGPTARVPAAGRTHLDGWDDSKG
- a CDS encoding EamA family transporter; the encoded protein is FSIKAIGLARTQVLSQTQPIWSAILAVLIIGEQITVGTAAGTMGIVAGTALLVGEREEGGGRMRPIVWIIPLVSAVAFSFAPTLRKLGFAYIPSATLALGVANLVAGVLQLGFAPVLERGRLGKGWSRRGVRAALLGGVLNSISALCFWVAIKNGNLVEVVPIRRLSVLLVILLSWLFFRRLERVTLRVVIGALLSLGGGLVIVWSGN